The DNA region gatggaccgtatattgtcaccaaggtttttgatggtggggctttaatgcttgcaactatggatggtgaaaacttcacttcccctgtgaactcagacgcagttaaaaaatacttcgcataaaatagacccgctggacagtaaaaagagtagtccaggcaaaaatgggcatcccgacgaaccaagaaaatgaaaaggttcgggcaaaaattagggattaaaaatgaaaagatcgtacacccggtaagttgaaaacctgaaaaggcaacttaggcaaaaatgggtatcccagtggattgaaaacccgaaaagggcgatccaggcaaaagttagggattaagcgaatgactgcgttctgagtagttctaaatctcatctcgtgccaatgactagaaatttttgaaggataggaaacagtccaatcactctttcagaaggctgattatctggaggatcttgaagacgagcaagtcatagcagaattggaacccaatagaaatccatttcacattgccattagattaatttctgtttttatctattgtgcgattacctctttccagggattgcttcctaatgtaaatgcctatttagaggccattcaatcaataaaatcatgttattcagtatatctctgctttcattttcattttactgttttgtttgcaaaaatgacgttcgaatttttgataaacattgcatcatgacacataagggctttacaggtacaggcttaataaacatttaaaattgctgtaaattttaagtgctttggatcgtctattcagaacagataccctcggggcatttccttaaaatctcctgcagatggtcgtgaatattttccccagtgaagtcgccaacagacgaattcagtgtcttgaccctgcagagctgatcagagcgttggattcttcaatccccagcagtttctcaccaccgtacttccccaagcggttgtttcaggacatacactccccagtagagttgacagtgccagactacatatccccagcggagttgacagtgccagactgtatcttcccagcagaagtggctgctccttagagttcgatgccagatcgataatcccaatgccagatccatggtttctttccttgaagcagaacctcggtaccgtatcagtgtttgctacccctgctgagtcatctctcgcaaatcgtgaTTGCCAGAACCATTatagctttcctcagcagcaggcttccaatgccattctttccccgatcatagtctcggtatggccagaacaccgcatggctagtcatctccccacagagttctttgcgctgtgcatctccaacagcctggccagagcccagaggatggtaatcatttccccagcagatccccttgcctcggcttggcattctacccagcatttcgcatccctgcatgtagaatcatattgcattgcatccttccaaatcgcgtagcatttccatttttatggagcattacgccattgaaaaattcaaacatacgcatgtaagcataaaacattctcggtatcccaagtgataagctagaagttgtttccagtactcagactgaagattgttcatgacttacctttgttatccccagcaagtgtcattggcccatgcgccgcctctattatcattccctatttctgccaatgctgacaggcatgaagttttaccggtatccagaccgaagtggcgttcaggccagttttcccggtatccagaccgaagtggcattcaggccagttttccggtatccagaccgaagtggcattcaggccagttttccggtatccagaccgaagtggcattcaggccagtgttccgatgttcagatcgaagaagtttccgacgttcaggtcgatgcaacttgtggcattcaggccagttttccggtattcagatcgaagtggcattcaggccaattttccgatattcagatcgaagtggcattcaggccaattttccgatgttcagatcgaagaagtttccgacgttcaggtcgatgcgacttgtggcattcagacccattttccgatgttcagatcgaaatcctttccagtattcagactgatgagcggcattcaagccatggttatttctgtgttaccatttattttggtatccagtttaacattctttttcgatattcaaactgactctcaccgtaccagaggaattcttctttcaagaccacctctttgctgattctgacagacattgttacttcacttcacttcagtgcaaatttttgggcttttattgtattcaatcccttgatacctcgaaagtacgaaagcagctgccatcttctttccgggtctccagttgatttaataggggcagctgtaataccccaaaatttacccttcatttttcctggaaaaataaaaataaaaaaataaaaaaaataaaataaaataatttaattaattaattaaataattaattaattaattaaataaataaataaaataaataaataaaatataacaaattattttggacttgggtctccctcatttgagcctattacccacgaaaatcagtctataaatactgaagtttcagtagaggaaaacacacttggagttacactgggagattcactggagaaagaaggaagagaagcaaaaccctgaggaaaagatagtgagagaaaagccaacagagttcagagcaacctccaaaccctgaaaggaactcaacttgtaaacctcacgggcgcaactcaatcaagctctccaatcaggtttgccctatatccatcatctttatgccttttatttgaatgctctaaatgtatgaggtattatgggtgaatttgatacctttttgtgagccttttgtgaattttgatggaattattcatgtggttacattttgatttaggggcaactctgggttaccctattttgtttattctaacctgtcttgtgtttccatggcattgttttctcttgatttcatcctactactctaaccctttgtcgagttttgtgagggctcacatggctttcgcagagacactcgcgtggtttcccactttatttgtgggataccccctggagttttattctgattattcgtgttgactgatttcctttgacggtccagctggagacatttcagggtttcttgcccctttaactgctatagcttcggatctttatccatgtggtaattttttctctttctcatactttatcgctttcttagctggaagacctcgataggaggcaatgtttgagccccttggtggcattttactttgagatacatgttttgtgttttgtattcatatccctgcaggtagcgcggttccttcgtcaaggactgcctttttgccctcgagcatcccaaaccctaaaacccaaagcaacacgtttactccttctactacaggcgagtaagtctccaaaggtcgagcatccggtagattgcgtagtaacgttgttcgtccaaaacccaatccataaccccgtagttagccgaactacggcttgctctgattctcattccagatgagatacgtaggcataagacgcgatgtcttagcgagcacacatccccccaactcataggtcagccgagctacgaagactctgattctcatattcagatgagatacgtatgcagtggatgcgacatccgcgcgagtcatttctcttaacctttttagtaaataaacacgttaggtaaacccacaccctttagacaaaaactacaaaagtggatcccgtagagtactatggatgcgtaggggtgctaataccttcccttcgcataaccgactcccgaacccaagatttggttgcgagaccccgtcttgtcctttcctttttcaggtttacttcgagcatttcctttccctcctttgggatgaataacgcacggtggcgactcttctgtcattctctttcgccggttgtttttttcgcacactgtatttttcaggttacGACACCTTCATATGGAGATTCCACCATCTCTAACTCCGAAGAAGAAATCACCAGTACCAAAGGAGACTTATGATTGGCTTCCAAGAAGGATGCATTCACCCCACACACATGAATTAGTGGAAAGCATAAAAAGAAGAATAAATTATTTGGTACATTATTATTCTATGATAGGAACAACACCAACCACTTTATTATCATGAATGTTATATTACtgttgaaatattaaacttgatttggACCTAACGTTATTATTTGATTTTTGGGCTTAACTATTTTGGGCTTAGTTTATTTTGGGTAATGTTTCTAGAAAAGTCTTGTAATATTTGGAGTGTCTAGATTTTCTTAAgattgtaatattttctagaatactctttgaatgtttAGAGTTGAGAAAtctctagaattagtgtgtctagagttatccttagagtactataaatagaTATGTAATCCTACACTTTTGTATCAAGCAAAAATACAAAGTTCTCTTTTCCATAAATGATTCTCCTACCTATCAAGTTTCTATTCAAGCCTCTAATATTCCCATACACTTTCCCTAAACACAAAAAAGGTTTATTTCCAACAAAGTGGCATCAGAGCTTCAAGGTCCTCAAAAATGGTGAATGGAGGTTTCCCTTTTCAAATGTCGATGCTCACAAAGAACAACTATGACAATTGGAGTATCAAGATGAAGGCGTTACTAGAAGCTCAAGATGTGTGAGATATCATTGAGAAAGGAGAAAGATGATGTCTCGTGAAGCCAAGGTGTAAAGGAGACATTGAATGAGTCAAGAAAGAGAGGCAAGAAAGTGCTCTTCCTTATTTATCAATCGGTGGATGAAGATACATTTGAGAAGATCTCAAACACAACGATGACCAAATAAGCATGGGACAAACTTCAAACTTGCAAAAAGGAGTGGAACAGGTGAAAAAGATTCGTCTTCAAACTCTTAGAGGTGATTTTCAACGTTTATTTATGGACGAGTCTGAGTCAATTTATGATTATTTTCTCGAGTATTGGCCATAGTCAATCAACTTAAAACAAATGGCAAATATGTTGATGAGGTGAAAGTCATGGAGAAAATACTTCGCACTTTCTCTCCAAGTTTTGACTTCATTGTTaccaacattgaagaaaataGGGATTTAAGGACCATGACTATTGAGAAACTCATGGGTTCCCTACAAGCATACGAAGAAAAACCAAAGAGAAAAATTAAACAAAAGGAGGATATGGATCAACTACTACAACTCAACGTAAAGGAAACAAATTATCCGAATTACAATAGCCAAAGAGGACGAGGTCGTGGCCGAGATCGTGGGTGTGGACGAGGACATGGAGGAGAAGGAAAAGGATGTTACAACAACTACTTTAACAATGGAGAAAAAAGTTGGAATCCATAAGAAACAAGAGGTCGTGGAAGAGGAAATTCATGGTTGAGGTGTGACAAATCACAAATCAAGTGCTTCAACTGCAACAAGATCAGTCACTATGCATTTGAGTGTAGATTCTAGAAGAAGGTTGTGGAGAAAGATAACTTTGTAGAAGGAAAAGGCGGAGAAGATGAAACTTTGTTGCTCGCATGCCTAAACCAAGttgaagagaaaagaaacaaATGGTACCACAACACAGGCACAAGCAATCACATGTACGGCGATCGAAGCATGTTCATAGAGATCAATGAAGCGTCAACTGGTAATGTCTCATTTGGATATGACTCAAAGATACTAGTAAAAGGAAAAGGTAAAATTCTTATACGCTTAAAGAATGAGAGTCATCAATTCATATCCAATATCTACTATGTTCCTAACATGAAGAATAATATTTTGAGCTTGGGACAATTATTAGAGAAAGGCTATGACATCCACTTGAAAGAACATAGTGTTTTCTTAAGAGATTGTAGACATAACTTGATTGCTAAGGTGCATATGTCAAACAATAGAATATTCCTATTGAACATTCAAAATGATATTGCAAAATGTCTCAAGACTTTCTATACCGACTCTTCGTAGCTATGGAATCTACGATTCAGACATCTCAACTTCGACAGTCTAAAATGTTTGTTAAAGAAGGAGATGGTGAGAGGCTTGCCTAGTATAAACCACTCAGACAAATATGTGAAGGATGTCTAGTTGGGAAGCAATTCCGGAAAGGAATCAACGTCAAGAGCGACAAAACTGCTAGAGCTTTTACACACCGATGTCTGTGGACCAATCAATCCAAACTCTCTTGGTAAGAGTAAATACTTTCTCCTCTTTATCgatgattattctagaaaaaCATAGGTTTATTTCTTGAAGAAGAAGTCAGAAGTGTTTGAAAACTTTAAGAAGTTCAAATCCCTTGTGGAGAAAGAAAATGGTATTTCCATTAAGGCCATGAGATCTGACCGAGGAGGAGAGTTCATTTCAAATGAGTTCCAAAAATATTGTAAAGACCATGGAATCCGCCGCCCACTAACAGTGTCAAGAtctccacaacaaaatggagtagcaGAGAGAAAGAATCGGACCATACTTAACATGGTGCGAAGCATGCTTAAGAGCAAGAAGATGCCTAAAGAGTTTTGGGCTGAAGTAGTGGTATGTGCGGTTTACCTGACAAAATGTTCCACAACAAGAAACATGCATGAGAAGACACCACAAGAAGCATGAAATGGAAGGAAGTCTAGGATCTCTCACCTCAAAGGGTTTGGAAGCATTGCATATATCCACATTCCAGATGAAAGGAGAACAAAGCTCGATGATAAAAGTGAGAAGTATGTATTCGTGGGTTATGACTCAAGCTCTAAAGGATACAAGCTCTATAATACAAATAGTGGAAAGATCGTCATAAGTCATGACGTGGAGTTcgaagaagaagattgttgggATTGGAGTGTTCAAGAAGATAGGTACGATTTTCTTCCTTactttgaagaagaagacgaaatGGAACAACCAATGATATAGGAACAAATTACACCACTGGCCTCCTCGATACCAAGGTTGGATGAAACATGCTCAAGTGAGAGGACACCACGACTAAGGTGTACTGAAGAGCTTTATGAGGTAACCGAAAACAGAAACGACATTAACCTCTTTTGTCTTTTGCGTGATTGCGAGCCTTTAAGATATCAAGAAGCAGTTGAAAAGTAAAGTGGAGAGATGCCATGGAAGAAGAAATCAAGTCAATCACGAAGAATAATACATGGGAACTTACTACACTTCCACGAGGACACAAAGAAATTGAAGTAAGATGGGTGTACAAGGCGAAGAAGAATGCAAAAGGAGATGTGGAGAGATACAAAGCAAGATTGGTGGCGAAAGGCTATAGTCAAAGACAAGGAATTGACTATGATGAGGTATTTTCCCCCGTTACTCGTCTTGAAACCATTAGACTGATAATTTATTTGGAAGCCCAAAATGAATGAAAGATctatcaaatggatgtgaagtCGGCCTTCTTGAATGGTTTTCTCAAAGAAGAAGTTTATATCAAGCAACCACAGGGCTATGAAGTAAAAGGGCAAGAAGAAAAAGTCTTGAAGTTGAAGAAGGCATTGTAGGGACTCAAGCAAGCACCGAGAGCTTGGAATGTTCGAATCGACAAGTACTTTCAAGACAAGAACTTCATCAAGCGTCCATATGAGCATGCACTCTATATTATAACATAAAATGGAGATATTTTGATTGTGTActtatatgttgatgacttgaTCTTTACAGGGAACAATTTAAGCATGTCTGAAGAGTTCAAGAAAGACATTTCAAATGAATTTGAGATGACAGATATGGGGATCATGGCATATTATCTCGGCATCGAAGTAAAGCAAGAAGACAGAGGAATTTTTATCACCCAAGAAGGCTATGCCAAAGAAGTCCTTAAGAAGTTCAAGATGGATGATACCAATCTAGTTGGCACCCCAATGGAATGTGGCAGCAAGTTGAGTAAGCATGAAAATGGAGAGATCATGGATCCAACTCTTTACAAAAGTTTGGTTGGAAGTCTGCGTTACTTGACAAGTACAAGGCCAAATATTCTCTATGTTGTAGGATTCGTAAGTCGCTACATGGAAGCTCCAACAACAACTCACTTCAAGGCGGAAAAAAGAATCATTCGATACATCAAAGGTATAACAAACTTTGACTTGCACTATTACTCTTATAATAATTATGAGATTATTGACTATAGTGATAGCGATTGGAGTGGAGACTTAGATGATAGGAAGAGCACTACTGGTTTTATGTTCTTTATGGGAGATACTACTTTCACTTGGATGTCAAATAAGCAATCTATCGTCACACTATCAACTTGTGAAGCTGAGTATAATGTCGCCACATCATGTGTTTATCATGCAATTTATCTGAGGAATTTGttaaaagaattaaaaatgcCACAAGAAGATCATGTCGAAATATGTGTTGATAATAAATCAACACTTCCTTTGGCAAAGAATCCTGTATTTCATGAAAGAAGTAAGCACATCGACACCCGTTACCACTCATAAGAGAATGCAGCGAGAAGAAGGAGGTGAAATTGAAGTATGTGATGTCTAGAGATCAAGCTGCTGATATTTTCATCAAGTCACTCAAATTAAAAACTTTCGTGAAACTAAGGAATATGCTTGAATTAATGTCATCTTCATTAGtttttttcttttgaaatgcaaagtaaatacataagcaagcagtgaagatgatgaagaagcGAAATGGGTTTGAGTTGTATGAAATCTTCATCTTTTACTAAAACTAACTTTTTAAATTTACATgtattttaaatttaaaaattagAATAATATACACAATTAAAATAGTGGTTTACAAAAATAATGTCTATAAATTTTATGAACACAATATATATTAAACTAAATAAATAATTGTTTTGATTCTCATATTTTTTTTAGTACTTATCTTTGacataaatattttattttaatcaatcAAAACATAAATTCTCATCAATTAAAACACAACATATTTCATCTCTCATTGTACCCTTAAATATCGTTGAATAATTTTAAATTGTTACAATATTTATGAAAAAAACTACATTATTTAAATATTACATTAAGAAATTAAATATTAGTTATTTTTTTACAATCAAACCtttaaatattaaaaatttaTTGTATTAATTTTTGGATAAAAACTACATTTGTTTActaattaaatttttaaaaatttattcAATTTAATAACAGTAAGCttattttttaaaagaaaaaattgCACTTGTTTTGATTACAAGCAACTCCCAACCAGATATTTCTTCCATCTCTAGTTTCAATAATTTCGTCACGGTTCGTATTATAGTCGTCTCTCTCAAAATAAAACTGTAACATCTCTTTCACTTGTCTTTCTCAAAATAAAATCCTAATATCTCTATCACTCGTCTCTCTCATATAGAAATCTCAAATTTATGCATCCAACTCGTAATTTTTGAAGGATACCTTTGTTGTATCAAATCTTAGAAATACAATCGTAAATTTATTAATAAattgatattttaaatattaacATGTGACAATAGACATcctatttttaaaaaaaatatatataaattaaaaatacCATTATAATCAAATATCCCTTACTCCTATTAAATTTAAAACGGATGTGAAATTAGATAGATTGAAAAAATTGTTTATACGTTAACAAACCACAATCTATTTTATTAAAGGTTACTTGTCTAATCAAGTGAATTatgttggtgcaaaggtagaataaaagatgaatattctattaagagaatgacggctacaaaaaggattaaaagttacaatgattgacaccctatttataagctaaaactagggttactataataggataaaatactaaaataccctctaacaaacttaggggctaagaaaataatacaatttaaatatgaattaaatctaataaaatctaataccatcccttaattcatattccatcaaaacttataacaccaattccatcccttaatctgatAAATTGgtcagtcttgatagctttcgtcagaacatctgccaactgcttctgagtgctacagtgtacaacttctaacactcccctctgaacttgatgtcttagaaaatgatacttggtctcaatgtgcttgcttctcccatgcaacactgggtttctggcaagattgattgcagacttgttgtcaatcatcagcttcagaggtttgtttactttaatcttcagatcctgcaatagattcagaatccacacagcttggcatgcagtaacagcacctgcaatgtattcagcttcacaagttgacagcgccacaacaggttgcttcttggaacaccaagaaatgggacctcccagaaatttgaataagtacccagacgtacttcttctgtcaactctgtctccacaccaatcagaatctgaataactcagaagttctgactcatcctttcttccagagggaaataatactccatacttcagagttcccttgatatacctcagaatcctgactgcagcttggtaatgggaccacttaggtttactcatgaacctactaaccatcccaactgaataacaaatatcaggtctggtattgcacaaatacctcagagaaccaaccaactgtttgaagattgtagcgtccacatcctttccatcagagtcagagtccagcttctgatttgtatcagaaggtgtgacagcaatcttacaattcttcaattcaaatctcttcagaagttctaattcatacttgagttgatgcaaaataatacctttctcagagtatctgaactccatccctagaaagtatgtcattttgcctagatcagtcatttcgaattcattcatcagaactttcttgaacttggctatctcctgttcagaacttccagtcagcagtatatcatcaacatataaacataccagagtcatatttccttcagaagtatgctgaacatagacaccgtactccatctcacatttctgaaagccttgcttcttgaaaaaagaatcaatcttcttattccaagctctgggcgcttgtttcaatccatatagagctttgtataatctgtacaccatcccttcctgattctttttcacaaatccaggaggttgtgacacgtaaacttcttcttctaatggaccgttcagaaatgcagattttacatctaaatgcatcagaggccaattcctgttagcagctattgcaatcaccattctgattgtttcatgtcttgctacaggtgcaaacacttcagagtaatccaacccaggtttctgtagaaatcctctggctaccaaccttgctttatgtttgccaattgaaccatctggctttaacttctgcttgaaaacccatctgacgctgatggctttcttgtcttttggaagttctgtcagcttccaagtcttgttcctctctatagcatcaagttcttctttcatggccttcagccagagcttctgcttaagagcctcttctgtacttatgggttcagagtctactaacatggcacactgaataacttctccttcagagtctacttcagtgtcttgcagcatgtcaaattctgcatatcttctggggatgtttctgactctttgtggtctctgaacttgttcagagtcttcaacttcagagtttctaccttcagatggttgacttcctccagagctttgaccatctgaaggttctggcatatttccagagtctgaattgccaccagaatttggattaccatcagagtctgggtcatcagagtctggatcatcagagtctggatcatcagagtctgaaacatcagagtctggaacatcagattctggatcactatcagagtcagaatcaacgtcagagtttactccaacctcagaaattctgaactctgacctttcttcagaagttctaacatcagaatcagattgagacttatcccaattccaaacttctgattccttcacaatcacatctctgctgaattcaattttattggtttctggacaatagagcttgtatgcacctgtactgtggtaccctatcagaatcatcactttgcttctatcatccagcttctgtcttttggcttctggaacatgtttatagcaaacagaaccaaacaccttcagatgactaacactttgcttatctccagtccacttctgtattggaactatttccttcaacttcttcgtaggacatcggttgagtacatacgttgcggtggcaacagcttctccccagagcttctgaggaagcttcttctcctttagcatgcttctcaccatatcaagcaaagtgcggtttcttctttcagcaagaccattgtgttgaggggtataaggagcagtaacctcatgctcaattccattctcctcacagaacttctggaactctttggagttatactcacctccaccgtcagttctaagaatcttcaacttctgaccactctgattctcagccttcattctgaacttcttgaattcatcaaacacctcgtgtttaaacttaataagggatacccatgtcattcttgtgaattcatcaacaaataacacaaagtatttattccctccaatcgatgctactggaaatggaccacacacatcagaatgtacaactcccaaggcatgttttgctcttggagcagtttctgacgcaaatggcaatcgtggttgttttccttccatgcaaactttgcatgacttttcaggcttcttaattgcaggaattccatgtaccaacttctttgaattcaaatgttttaagcttctgaaattcaaatgaccaaatcttctgtgccacagctcactctccttctcag from Lathyrus oleraceus cultivar Zhongwan6 chromosome 1, CAAS_Psat_ZW6_1.0, whole genome shotgun sequence includes:
- the LOC127115172 gene encoding uncharacterized mitochondrial protein AtMg00810-like; its protein translation is MEKILRTFSPSFDFIVTNIEENRDLRTMTIEKLMGSLQAYEEKPKRKIKQKEDMDQLLQLNVKETNYPNYNSQRGRGRGRDRGCGRGHGGEGKGCYNNYFNNGEKRNNLSMSEEFKKDISNEFEMTDMGIMAYYLGIEVKQEDRGIFITQEGYAKEVLKKFKMDDTNLVGTPMECGSKLSKHENGEIMDPTLYKSLVGSLRYLTSTRPNILYVVGFVSRYMEAPTTTHFKAEKRIIRYIKGITNFDLHYYSYNNYEIIDYSDSDWSGDLDDRKSTTGFMFFMGDTTFTWMSNKQSIVTLSTCEAEYNVATSCVYHAIYLRNLLKELKMPQEDHVEICVDNKSTLPLAKNPVFHERSKHIDTRYHS